One region of Epilithonimonas zeae genomic DNA includes:
- a CDS encoding YjgN family protein, whose protein sequence is METQMKTYDFSFKGKGGEFFGVVVVNWLLTIITLGLYYPWAKEKILKYLYSNSYLEGDNFQFTGTGKEMFVGFVKIFGIVAAFYIGIIIAAKTQNTILMFVFLLAFYVFLLGIIPFAIHGFYKYRMSRTNWRGVRFGYRGDRGTLMKIYFKDLFLTIITFGIYSFWMTTDLRNYTLSNVKFGSAEFKYKASGSDYFWLNVKGIILTYVTLGIYSFWFQRDILRFYFDHLTLHNGNEKVRFQSKLSAGDIFELLIINMLILMFTLGLGYAFVEVRTLTKLFSSLEIVGNINLDTLQQTEEEYKNAFGDEALDAMDLSGII, encoded by the coding sequence ATGGAAACACAAATGAAAACGTATGACTTTTCTTTCAAAGGAAAAGGCGGAGAGTTTTTTGGAGTCGTAGTAGTAAACTGGCTTTTAACAATTATCACACTAGGGCTTTATTATCCTTGGGCAAAAGAGAAAATACTTAAATATCTTTATTCTAATTCTTATTTGGAGGGCGATAATTTTCAGTTCACCGGAACCGGAAAAGAGATGTTTGTTGGTTTTGTGAAAATTTTTGGAATCGTTGCGGCATTTTACATTGGGATTATCATTGCAGCAAAAACTCAGAATACAATTTTGATGTTTGTATTTCTGCTGGCTTTTTATGTGTTCTTATTAGGAATCATTCCTTTCGCCATCCACGGATTTTACAAATACAGAATGTCCAGAACCAATTGGAGAGGCGTAAGATTTGGATACAGAGGCGACAGAGGAACATTGATGAAAATATATTTCAAAGATCTATTCCTTACGATCATTACATTCGGAATTTATAGTTTCTGGATGACGACGGATTTGCGTAATTATACATTAAGCAATGTAAAATTTGGAAGTGCTGAGTTCAAATACAAAGCCAGCGGAAGTGATTACTTTTGGCTAAATGTTAAAGGTATTATTTTGACATATGTTACTTTAGGAATTTACAGTTTTTGGTTCCAGAGAGATATTTTGAGATTTTATTTTGACCATTTGACTTTGCATAATGGTAATGAGAAAGTAAGATTTCAATCCAAATTATCAGCAGGAGATATTTTTGAGTTACTGATTATCAATATGTTGATTTTGATGTTTACATTAGGTTTAGGATATGCTTTTGTAGAAGTAAGAACTTTGACGAAACTTTTCAGCAGTTTGGAAATTGTTGGAAATATCAATTTGGACACGCTGCAGCAAACAGAAGAAGAATACAAAAATGCTTTTGGCGACGAGGCTCTGGATGCAATGGATCTTTCTGGCATCATCTAA
- the dapA gene encoding 4-hydroxy-tetrahydrodipicolinate synthase produces the protein MGQLKGVGVALVTPFNEDLSVDFDSLTKLIDYNIDNGTNFLVVLGTTAEAATLSKEEKDRVVAHITKINNNRLPLVLGIGGNNTAEVVTQIKETDLSDFDAVLSVSPYYNKPNQEGLYQHYKALAETGEKIIIYNVPGRTGQNVEASTTLRLAKEFPNLFMVKEAAPNILQYFDILRQKPENFSLMSGDDEYTLPVTLAGGDGVISVIGQAYPKEFSTMVKLARNREVDEAYKIHNSLVEITRLIFAEGNPCGVKTILAEKGLIKNYLRLPLVPASEGLQEKIKQEMQKLEH, from the coding sequence ATGGGTCAGCTAAAAGGCGTAGGTGTAGCTTTGGTAACACCTTTTAATGAAGATCTATCCGTAGATTTTGATTCTCTTACCAAATTAATCGATTATAATATAGACAACGGAACCAATTTCCTCGTTGTTCTGGGAACTACAGCAGAAGCTGCAACGCTTTCCAAGGAAGAAAAGGACAGAGTTGTTGCTCACATCACTAAGATCAATAATAACAGATTGCCATTAGTTTTAGGAATTGGTGGAAATAATACGGCCGAGGTTGTAACACAAATCAAAGAAACAGATCTTTCGGATTTTGATGCCGTTTTATCGGTTTCTCCTTATTACAACAAACCAAATCAGGAAGGGCTTTATCAGCATTATAAAGCTTTAGCTGAAACTGGAGAAAAAATCATTATTTATAACGTTCCGGGAAGAACCGGACAAAATGTTGAAGCTTCAACAACGCTACGTTTAGCTAAGGAATTTCCGAATCTTTTCATGGTTAAAGAAGCAGCGCCAAACATTCTACAATATTTCGATATCCTGAGACAAAAGCCTGAAAATTTTTCATTAATGTCGGGCGATGATGAATATACTTTGCCGGTAACTTTGGCTGGAGGCGATGGTGTGATTTCCGTAATCGGACAGGCATACCCAAAAGAATTTTCTACAATGGTAAAACTGGCTCGTAACAGAGAAGTTGACGAAGCTTACAAAATTCACAATTCTTTGGTAGAAATCACAAGATTGATTTTTGCTGAAGGTAATCCTTGCGGCGTGAAAACTATTCTTGCTGAAAAAGGTTTGATTAAAAATTATTTGAGACTTCCTTTAGTTCCGGCTTCGGAAGGTCTGCAGGAAAAGATAAAACAAGAAATGCAAAAATTAGAACATTAA
- a CDS encoding 5'-nucleotidase C-terminal domain-containing protein, whose amino-acid sequence MIKNRLLGFGIISLLLIGCKAPLNIANIHTEKNIYITSDLAEDKEMAAIIQPYKHELEGKMNTKISHTNTELNKSGDNSNLGNLLADYTFEGADEWAKKNNVPPMDAAVINIGGIRTIIPKGDILTKQIYEVMPFENEVVIIKMNGKDAEGLFDYYLKTQKNNPVSHLVIETDENNSISKKLINGKTVDYNKTYYIATSDYLALGGDNMFFFSKGEMISTGIKMRDLFLEKFKQNPEISSPDDVRLIFKNKKVQE is encoded by the coding sequence ATGATAAAAAATAGATTATTAGGATTTGGTATCATCAGTTTGCTTTTGATTGGTTGTAAAGCACCACTCAATATCGCAAATATCCACACCGAAAAGAATATTTACATCACAAGCGATCTCGCTGAAGATAAGGAAATGGCTGCCATCATCCAACCTTACAAACATGAGTTGGAAGGTAAAATGAATACCAAAATTTCTCATACCAATACAGAACTTAACAAATCAGGCGATAATAGTAATCTTGGAAATCTTTTAGCAGATTATACTTTCGAAGGTGCCGATGAGTGGGCAAAAAAGAATAATGTTCCGCCAATGGATGCAGCTGTTATCAATATCGGTGGAATCCGAACCATTATTCCAAAAGGTGATATTTTGACGAAGCAGATTTATGAAGTAATGCCATTTGAAAATGAAGTGGTAATCATCAAAATGAATGGAAAAGATGCGGAAGGATTATTTGATTATTATCTGAAAACTCAGAAAAATAATCCGGTTTCTCATTTGGTCATTGAAACAGACGAAAATAATTCGATTTCTAAAAAATTAATTAACGGAAAAACAGTCGATTATAATAAAACATATTATATCGCAACTTCTGATTATCTGGCTTTAGGTGGAGATAATATGTTCTTTTTTAGCAAAGGTGAAATGATATCAACAGGGATAAAGATGCGTGATCTTTTCCTGGAAAAGTTCAAACAAAATCCAGAGATTTCTTCTCCAGACGACGTAAGATTGATTTTTAAAAACAAAAAAGTGCAGGAATAA
- a CDS encoding bifunctional metallophosphatase/5'-nucleotidase — protein sequence MKRKEFLKYIGGGSLALTLAPNLLLAEQFDILKKESAHKLTILHTNDQHSRIEPFDASYTKNPNQGGFARRASLVNKIRSEEKNVLLLDSGDIFQGTPYFNFFGGELEFKLMSMMQYDASTMGNHDFDNGLEGFLKVLPNAKFPFICSNYDFKNTILDGKTEQYKIFNKDGIKIGIFAVGIELNGLVGKKNYGETVYQDPIEIAQHYADFLRNEKKCDLVICLSHIGFDYKDDPKKMSDKHLAAKTSGIDLILGGHTHTFLKEPVNFQNKDGKNVIVNQVGWAGLLLGRLDFYFDKNKNVKNISWNNQLIDENIIV from the coding sequence ATGAAAAGAAAAGAGTTTCTAAAATATATTGGAGGCGGAAGTCTTGCTTTGACATTGGCACCTAATCTTTTGTTGGCAGAGCAATTTGATATTCTGAAAAAAGAGTCAGCACATAAACTAACTATTCTTCACACGAATGATCAACACAGTAGAATCGAACCATTCGATGCTTCTTACACCAAAAATCCAAATCAAGGTGGTTTTGCGAGAAGAGCTTCATTAGTCAATAAAATCAGAAGTGAGGAAAAAAATGTTTTGCTTTTGGATTCAGGAGATATTTTTCAAGGAACGCCTTACTTCAATTTTTTTGGCGGCGAATTGGAATTTAAATTAATGAGTATGATGCAATATGATGCTTCAACAATGGGAAATCACGATTTTGATAATGGTTTGGAGGGTTTTCTAAAAGTCCTTCCGAATGCAAAATTTCCTTTCATTTGTTCCAATTATGATTTTAAGAATACAATCCTTGACGGAAAAACTGAACAATATAAAATCTTTAACAAAGACGGAATCAAAATCGGGATTTTTGCTGTAGGAATCGAATTGAATGGCTTAGTTGGTAAAAAGAATTATGGAGAAACAGTTTATCAAGATCCAATTGAAATTGCTCAACATTATGCTGACTTTTTGAGAAATGAGAAAAAATGTGATTTGGTAATTTGTTTATCTCACATCGGATTTGATTATAAAGATGATCCAAAGAAAATGTCTGATAAACATTTGGCTGCAAAAACTTCCGGAATAGATTTGATTTTAGGCGGTCATACGCACACTTTCCTAAAAGAACCAGTAAATTTCCAGAATAAGGATGGTAAAAATGTCATTGTCAATCAAGTAGGTTGGGCAGGCCTTTTATTGGGTAGGTTAGATTTTTATTTTGATAAAAATAAGAATGTGAAAAATATTTCGTGGAATAATCAGTTAATAGATGAAAACATAATTGTTTAG
- a CDS encoding T9SS type A sorting domain-containing protein: MKKILLIISVFTALIFQAQTSKWSDLFSYNNVLKIREDGDRLIAATENGIFYYYPGTGEIKKLSKANGLHEVKISAFDYNPATQMGIVGYQNGSLDVITPNGIFLIVDIPLATGTTNKKINHIAINGDRAVISAGYGVSLFNMNKREFGDTVFFPATGTNIETVNSAVIKDNAVYVATSKGVKFHEINATFALYSDWNLSSNIIEPAENTNVTFTKIDVGNWIVYAKKIVTKVATSQTAEEFYYTVKYRSGNSVSTINRQFIDVQDLKITDSQIIISDKTNVYLYSNNGVQQKVFDVGENINTALISNNLLYTGTKVSGLFNEQKNSFKPDGPYSNTSYKLSLLNGQIWVSTGSRTSYNQTIAKPLGYYHYDGNSWIYPDLFKLRPDIYYNILDVTPNPSDPSEVFFTNYYSYEFYHSSKGIYKMTNDKLVKTYASEGKWDLSRPVGCTFDSNNNLFCTLSQIEATRTSGFYYYNRTADNFVLNGTSLNDGAQKPIAKDGVLYIPLPRGSGGLLMYNYNNTPLNNSDDALKLLNKNNNLPVENAVSASLDNNDDLWIGTSDGLRILSNPKAAISEENPQTEEIIIEENGLAEELFRDANILQITTDSGNQKWISVDGGGVFYISPSGDKTIYHFTKSNSPLPNDSVTDIQIDEKTGKVYFATIDGIMAYQGDVSEVTSNFGNVLVYPNPVVYAQYKGNVRIKGLAQKTNIRITDAAGNLVHSAVANGGYFEWNLNNQRGVRVASGIYYVLMTNEDGTDTATAKIAVVN; encoded by the coding sequence ATGAAGAAAATTTTATTAATTATATCAGTTTTTACAGCACTGATTTTTCAAGCGCAGACCAGTAAATGGAGCGATCTTTTCTCATACAATAACGTCCTGAAAATAAGAGAAGACGGTGACCGCTTAATTGCTGCCACAGAAAACGGAATTTTTTATTATTATCCGGGAACTGGTGAAATCAAAAAACTGTCAAAAGCCAATGGACTTCATGAAGTGAAAATTTCGGCCTTCGATTATAACCCTGCAACTCAGATGGGAATTGTTGGCTATCAGAATGGTTCTTTAGATGTTATTACACCTAATGGAATTTTTTTGATTGTAGATATTCCTTTGGCAACCGGAACAACAAATAAAAAGATTAATCATATTGCTATTAACGGTGACAGAGCAGTTATCTCTGCTGGTTACGGTGTGTCATTATTTAATATGAATAAGAGAGAGTTTGGAGACACTGTATTTTTTCCTGCAACTGGGACTAATATAGAAACGGTGAACTCTGCGGTCATTAAAGATAATGCTGTTTATGTAGCTACAAGTAAAGGGGTAAAATTCCATGAGATTAATGCAACTTTTGCCCTTTATTCTGATTGGAATTTATCTTCCAATATTATAGAACCAGCCGAGAATACTAATGTGACATTTACAAAAATTGACGTTGGAAATTGGATTGTTTATGCAAAGAAAATTGTTACAAAGGTAGCTACCTCACAAACAGCCGAAGAGTTTTATTATACAGTCAAATATAGATCTGGAAATTCTGTTTCTACGATTAATAGACAATTTATAGATGTACAAGACTTAAAAATTACAGACAGTCAGATCATTATTTCTGATAAAACAAATGTTTATCTTTATTCAAACAATGGTGTTCAACAGAAAGTTTTTGATGTTGGAGAAAATATAAATACAGCTTTAATTTCAAATAATTTATTATATACAGGAACTAAAGTTTCAGGGTTGTTCAACGAACAAAAAAATAGTTTTAAACCAGATGGTCCATATAGCAATACATCTTACAAATTATCACTTTTAAATGGACAAATCTGGGTTTCTACTGGCAGCAGGACATCGTATAACCAAACGATAGCAAAACCTTTAGGGTATTATCATTACGATGGTAATTCATGGATTTATCCAGATTTATTTAAGTTACGTCCAGATATTTATTATAATATTTTGGATGTAACTCCAAATCCTTCTGATCCATCTGAAGTGTTTTTCACAAATTATTATTCTTATGAATTTTATCATTCCTCGAAAGGTATTTATAAAATGACAAATGATAAATTAGTTAAAACATATGCTTCTGAAGGAAAATGGGATCTTTCCAGACCAGTAGGGTGTACTTTCGATTCTAATAATAATTTATTTTGTACACTTTCACAGATAGAAGCAACAAGAACTTCAGGATTCTACTATTATAACAGAACTGCTGATAATTTTGTGTTGAATGGAACATCTCTTAATGACGGCGCACAGAAACCAATTGCAAAAGACGGAGTTTTATACATACCTTTGCCAAGAGGTTCTGGAGGATTGTTGATGTATAACTATAATAATACACCACTTAATAATTCTGACGATGCTCTTAAACTTTTGAATAAAAACAATAATCTTCCTGTAGAAAATGCAGTAAGTGCTTCCTTAGATAATAATGATGATTTATGGATTGGTACATCAGATGGATTGAGAATTTTATCTAACCCAAAAGCTGCGATTTCTGAAGAAAATCCACAGACTGAGGAGATTATTATAGAAGAAAATGGATTGGCAGAAGAACTTTTTAGAGATGCTAATATTTTACAAATAACTACTGATTCAGGAAACCAAAAGTGGATTTCTGTAGATGGAGGCGGTGTTTTTTACATAAGCCCATCAGGAGATAAAACCATATATCACTTTACAAAATCGAATTCCCCTTTACCTAACGATAGTGTAACAGATATCCAGATTGATGAAAAAACAGGAAAGGTTTACTTTGCAACTATAGATGGGATTATGGCTTATCAAGGAGATGTATCCGAGGTTACTTCCAATTTTGGTAACGTATTAGTATATCCAAATCCAGTTGTTTATGCTCAATATAAAGGCAATGTCAGAATAAAAGGTTTGGCGCAGAAAACCAATATCAGAATTACAGATGCAGCTGGTAATTTGGTACATTCAGCAGTGGCTAACGGTGGTTATTTTGAGTGGAATCTTAACAATCAAAGAGGTGTAAGAGTAGCTTCTGGAATCTACTATGTTTTGATGACCAACGAGGACGGAACTGATACTGCAACCGCAAAAATTGCTGTCGTAAATTAA
- the recO gene encoding DNA repair protein RecO yields MTQEVFLLSYTKYGDHDAVLHCFCRENGFESFFAKGIYSPKNKKKAFLFPLNELLLYTSDKKKNIQNVIKLEQINSELFTSDIRKNSILFFISDLLNQVLRNENQNQNIYSEISLFLNQLQMDNFQSHLIFIFRLLKQQGLQPLFSDKTYLNPESGNFEENESHHFFDKDISAIWKELIVSQNPYDIKLSRFGKQNFLDSILVYYHYHFTDFREPKSLEIIKEIF; encoded by the coding sequence ATGACCCAAGAAGTTTTTTTACTGTCTTATACAAAATATGGAGATCACGATGCTGTTCTCCATTGTTTTTGCAGAGAAAACGGATTCGAAAGTTTTTTTGCCAAAGGAATTTATTCTCCAAAAAATAAAAAGAAAGCATTTCTTTTTCCTTTAAATGAACTATTGCTTTATACTTCCGATAAAAAGAAGAATATCCAGAATGTTATCAAATTGGAACAGATAAATTCGGAACTTTTTACTTCTGATATCAGAAAGAATTCGATTTTATTTTTTATTTCTGATTTACTGAATCAAGTTCTAAGGAATGAAAACCAAAACCAAAATATTTACTCGGAGATTTCGCTTTTTTTGAATCAATTACAAATGGATAATTTCCAATCTCATTTGATATTTATTTTTAGATTGTTGAAACAGCAAGGTTTACAGCCATTATTTTCTGATAAAACTTATCTGAATCCAGAATCAGGAAACTTCGAAGAAAATGAATCTCATCATTTTTTTGATAAAGACATTTCCGCCATTTGGAAAGAATTGATCGTATCACAAAACCCTTATGATATCAAACTGAGCCGATTCGGAAAACAAAATTTCCTCGATTCTATTTTAGTGTATTATCATTATCATTTTACAGATTTCAGAGAACCAAAATCTCTTGAAATTATCAAAGAAATTTTTTAA
- a CDS encoding GNAT family N-acetyltransferase, translating into MIIKAEQKDIPIIQNLAKKSWAFAYADILEQDQIDYMLNMMYSEEALKKHFKNPNYHYYLVSENDEFLGFVGFEFHQEPETTKLHRIYFLKEAQGKGLGKKALKFVINEAENVNDKRVTLTVNKNNSAHKFYESQGFKVYEEAILNIGNGYVMDDYLMEFIINQ; encoded by the coding sequence ATGATTATCAAAGCCGAACAAAAAGACATTCCTATTATTCAAAATTTAGCAAAAAAATCATGGGCTTTTGCTTATGCTGATATTTTGGAACAAGATCAGATTGATTATATGCTGAATATGATGTATTCCGAAGAGGCACTGAAAAAACATTTCAAAAATCCCAATTATCATTATTATTTAGTTTCAGAAAATGATGAATTTCTTGGTTTTGTTGGATTTGAGTTTCATCAGGAACCTGAAACAACAAAACTTCACAGGATTTATTTTTTAAAAGAAGCACAAGGAAAAGGTTTGGGTAAAAAAGCGTTGAAATTTGTCATCAATGAAGCGGAAAATGTGAATGATAAACGAGTGACGCTCACCGTCAATAAAAATAATTCGGCACATAAATTCTATGAATCCCAAGGTTTCAAAGTTTATGAAGAAGCCATTTTAAATATCGGAAATGGTTATGTGATGGATGATTATCTGATGGAATTTATTATCAATCAATAA
- the recG gene encoding ATP-dependent DNA helicase RecG produces MTLETSIEFLKNIGTERAKFIRNVLGISTVEDLLTFYPIRYIDKSKIYKIGDLTKEPDADIQLRGKITDIQEVVYEKGKRLSAKFRDETGTMDLVWFRYTNWMKDSIPLNKEIFIFGKVNFFNGNFSMPHPEIEADEKKALSGTLLPIYPGSEKLSKRGINNKFFQNVIFNILKDLPQLISENLPDYLLKSMKLMGRLNSYYNIHFPKDFKHFEAADRRLKFEEAFFFQLGYGLKKLHQKTKSFGNPFPIVGDHFTNFYNNNLPFELTNAQKRVLKEIRTDMKRSTQMNRLLQGDVGSGKTMVALLTMLIAMDNGFQSCLMAPTEILAQQHFNSIKELLQNTEINVKLLTGSSKTSERKIIHEELENGELSILIGTHAILEDKVKFHKLGLAIIDEQHRFGVAQRAKLWAKNNIPPHILVMTATPIPRTLAMSFYSDLDVSVIDEMPVGRKPIITAHRREKDRLSVYSFCREEIEKGRQIYFVYPLIEESETLDYKNLMESLDQVMNFFKSYNVTMVHGRMKPAEKDINMQFFASGNAQIMVATTVIEVGVNVPNASVMVIESAERFGLSQLHQLRGRVGRGAEQSYCILMTDDKLSKESRTRIKTMVQTNDGFKISEVDMELRGPGDILGTQQSGVVDFKKLSLIEDSAIIKASKLTVERILEKDSLLNHPDNQVMKQYYIRQYKGKNKWSQIS; encoded by the coding sequence TTGACTTTAGAAACTTCCATAGAATTTCTCAAAAACATCGGAACCGAACGCGCAAAATTTATCAGAAACGTGTTGGGAATCTCGACTGTGGAAGATTTGCTGACCTTCTATCCAATCCGTTATATCGATAAAAGTAAAATTTACAAAATAGGAGATTTAACCAAAGAGCCGGATGCAGATATCCAGCTGAGAGGGAAAATCACAGATATCCAGGAAGTTGTTTACGAAAAGGGGAAACGCTTGTCAGCGAAATTCAGAGACGAGACTGGTACGATGGATTTGGTTTGGTTCCGATACACCAATTGGATGAAAGACTCTATTCCATTGAATAAAGAAATTTTTATTTTCGGGAAAGTCAACTTCTTCAATGGTAATTTTTCTATGCCACATCCTGAGATTGAAGCCGATGAAAAAAAAGCATTATCAGGAACGCTTTTACCAATTTATCCTGGAAGCGAAAAATTGAGTAAACGAGGAATCAATAATAAGTTTTTTCAAAATGTTATTTTCAACATTTTAAAAGATTTACCTCAACTGATTTCCGAGAATCTACCCGATTATCTTTTGAAATCGATGAAGTTAATGGGGAGATTGAATTCCTATTACAACATTCATTTTCCAAAAGATTTTAAACATTTTGAAGCGGCTGACAGGCGATTGAAATTCGAGGAAGCATTTTTTTTCCAGTTAGGTTATGGACTGAAAAAACTGCACCAGAAAACGAAATCCTTCGGAAATCCGTTTCCGATTGTCGGCGACCATTTCACTAATTTCTATAATAACAATCTTCCATTCGAATTAACGAACGCCCAAAAACGAGTTCTGAAAGAAATCCGAACCGATATGAAACGTTCGACCCAAATGAATCGACTGTTGCAAGGCGATGTTGGTTCAGGGAAAACGATGGTCGCATTATTAACTATGCTAATAGCGATGGATAACGGTTTTCAATCTTGTTTGATGGCACCGACAGAAATCTTAGCTCAGCAACATTTTAATTCAATTAAAGAATTATTACAAAATACAGAGATTAATGTCAAACTTTTGACCGGTTCATCCAAAACTTCTGAGAGAAAAATCATTCACGAAGAATTGGAAAATGGCGAACTTTCTATCTTGATTGGAACGCACGCAATCCTTGAAGACAAAGTTAAATTCCATAAATTGGGATTAGCGATTATCGATGAACAGCATAGATTCGGGGTGGCTCAACGGGCTAAACTTTGGGCAAAAAATAATATTCCGCCCCACATTTTGGTAATGACTGCGACGCCAATTCCTAGAACTTTGGCAATGAGTTTTTATTCGGATTTGGATGTTTCTGTGATTGATGAAATGCCAGTCGGAAGAAAACCAATTATCACAGCCCATCGACGAGAAAAAGACAGGCTTTCGGTTTACAGTTTTTGTCGGGAAGAGATAGAAAAAGGTCGTCAAATTTACTTTGTTTATCCATTGATTGAGGAATCAGAAACTCTGGATTACAAAAATCTGATGGAAAGTCTGGACCAAGTTATGAATTTTTTCAAAAGTTACAATGTGACAATGGTTCACGGAAGAATGAAACCTGCGGAGAAAGATATTAATATGCAATTTTTCGCTTCAGGAAATGCTCAAATTATGGTAGCAACAACTGTGATAGAAGTTGGTGTCAACGTTCCGAATGCTTCTGTAATGGTGATTGAAAGTGCCGAGAGATTCGGATTATCACAGCTTCATCAGTTGAGAGGACGCGTTGGAAGAGGCGCAGAACAGAGTTATTGTATCCTTATGACAGATGATAAACTGAGCAAAGAAAGCCGGACGAGAATCAAAACTATGGTTCAGACCAATGATGGTTTCAAAATCTCCGAAGTTGATATGGAATTGCGTGGTCCGGGCGATATTTTGGGAACTCAGCAAAGTGGTGTCGTAGATTTCAAAAAATTAAGTCTGATAGAAGATTCTGCCATTATAAAAGCTTCGAAACTAACCGTTGAGCGAATCCTAGAAAAAGATTCGCTTCTCAATCATCCCGATAATCAGGTGATGAAACAATATTACATCAGACAATATAAAGGGAAGAATAAGTGGTCACAGATCAGCTAA
- a CDS encoding thioredoxin family protein, translating to MKKILLLTLFLIQVSGFAQVRWMTMTQALAAQKKEPKKILIDFYADWCAPCKEMDKFTFNHPEIAKIINDKFYAVKFESDGNETVIFAGHTFTNPDYKGKKSKSGLHQFSKYMNINMIPTMVFLDEKTDPITSLSGALKAKEVEPYFSMIASNEYKTIKTRKEWEGYQKKFKSKIKE from the coding sequence ATGAAAAAAATTTTATTATTAACCTTATTTCTGATTCAAGTTTCAGGTTTTGCACAAGTCCGATGGATGACGATGACTCAGGCTCTCGCGGCTCAGAAAAAAGAACCAAAGAAAATCCTGATTGATTTCTATGCAGATTGGTGTGCCCCTTGTAAAGAAATGGATAAATTCACTTTTAACCATCCGGAAATTGCTAAAATTATTAATGATAAATTTTATGCTGTAAAGTTCGAAAGTGATGGGAACGAAACAGTTATTTTTGCCGGACATACATTCACAAACCCGGATTATAAAGGCAAAAAATCTAAAAGCGGACTTCATCAGTTTTCCAAATATATGAACATCAATATGATTCCAACAATGGTTTTTCTGGATGAGAAAACTGACCCAATTACCAGTCTTTCTGGTGCACTGAAAGCCAAAGAAGTGGAACCGTATTTCTCTATGATTGCTTCCAACGAGTACAAGACCATCAAGACCCGAAAAGAATGGGAAGGCTACCAGAAAAAGTTCAAATCGAAAATCAAAGAATAA